The following coding sequences are from one Paramormyrops kingsleyae isolate MSU_618 chromosome 21, PKINGS_0.4, whole genome shotgun sequence window:
- the LOC111847694 gene encoding interleukin-12 subunit alpha-like isoform X1, with amino-acid sequence MTSPLGALDKLSLGNNGDCATFSRALLWNVTEVMALDSVFKGINCSEQRIKMNTSNSTVSACLPSEVQMGTGCAGFQNSNLDQKECLRNVVADLEHYKELLQKYADPTLDSTVVRAISDLTEHCFSASPTNPSTLKNSDFRDHTFDERLQMCKILKGFQVRAITISRILSYISADTSKK; translated from the exons ATGACCAGCCCGCTGGGAGCGCTCGACAAACTGAGTCTAGGGAACAATGGGGATTGTGCAACATTTTCCAGAGCATTGCTGTGGAATGTCACGGAGGTTATGGCACTT GACAGTGTGTTCAAAGGAATAAACTGCTCAGAGCAACGTATAAAAATGAACACATCAAATTCAACCGTATCGGCCTGTCTGCCTTCCGAAGTACAG ATGGGAACTGGATGCGCTGGATTTCAGAACAGCAACCTTGATCAG AAAGAATGTTTGCGGAACGTCGTTGCGGATCTCGAGCACTACAAAGAATTGCTTCAGAAGTACGCAGACCCCACCCTGGACTCCACTGTGGTGCGGGCAATCAGTGATCTCACGGAG CATTGCTTCTCAGCTTCACCTACAAACCCTTCAACTTTAAAG AATTCCGATTTCAGAGATCACACCTTTGATGAGAGATTGCAGATGTGCAAAATACTGAAGGGTTTCCAAGTCCGTGCAATTACCATCAGTAGAATCCTGAGCTACATATCAGCAGATACCAGCAAGAAATAA
- the LOC111847694 gene encoding interleukin-12 subunit alpha-like isoform X2 yields MNTSNSTVSACLPSEVQMGTGCAGFQNSNLDQKECLRNVVADLEHYKELLQKYADPTLDSTVVRAISDLTEHCFSASPTNPSTLKNSDFRDHTFDERLQMCKILKGFQVRAITISRILSYISADTSKK; encoded by the exons ATGAACACATCAAATTCAACCGTATCGGCCTGTCTGCCTTCCGAAGTACAG ATGGGAACTGGATGCGCTGGATTTCAGAACAGCAACCTTGATCAG AAAGAATGTTTGCGGAACGTCGTTGCGGATCTCGAGCACTACAAAGAATTGCTTCAGAAGTACGCAGACCCCACCCTGGACTCCACTGTGGTGCGGGCAATCAGTGATCTCACGGAG CATTGCTTCTCAGCTTCACCTACAAACCCTTCAACTTTAAAG AATTCCGATTTCAGAGATCACACCTTTGATGAGAGATTGCAGATGTGCAAAATACTGAAGGGTTTCCAAGTCCGTGCAATTACCATCAGTAGAATCCTGAGCTACATATCAGCAGATACCAGCAAGAAATAA